Genomic DNA from Turicibacter faecis:
CTAAAATTTTAATGCCAGGACTAGTTGGAATCATTATCTTACTTGTGGTGAGAGCTATTACACTTCCTGGTGCAGCTGAAGGGTTAAAATTTTTATTTAAACCTGACTTTAGTGAAGTGTCGATAAATTCTATTTTAGACGCACTCGGTCATTCATTCTTCTCTTTAAGCGTCGGGATGGGAACGATGTTAACTTATGGATCTTACATTAGTAAGAAGGAAAACTTATCAACGGTGACTTGCTCCATAGCCGTGGCCGATACGATGATTGCTCTACTCGCAGGGGTAGCTATTTTTCCGGCTGTCTTCGCATTTGGAATTGATCCAACGTCCGGACCAGGTCTTGTATTCATTACATTACCAAATGTCTTCTTACAAATGCCAGGTGGAAATATCTTTGGGGCCCTCTTCTTCTTACTCTTATTTATCGCCGCTTTAACCTCTGTTATTTCGATCTTTGAGGTTATTATTACGTATGTGACCGAAGAGCTAAATGTTAATCGCCAGAAGGCCTTAAAATTAACCAGTATTGCCGTCATCATTATCGCAATCTTCTGCTCTTTATCACAGACACCAAATACAACCCTTTCTTTTAATGGGAATACATTATTTGATTGGATGGATTTATTATCGGCTAATGTGATTCTGCCGATTGGAGGGTTGCTTATCATTAGTTTCCTCGGATTTATCATGAAAAAAGATGAAGTAGCCGATGAATTACAGCAAGGGGCCTGCTCCATTAAAACAACGATGATTTATTTAACAATCACTAAATTTATTGCACCGCTTGCGATTGCTATTGTCTTCTTAACAGGAATCCAAGCCCTCTTTTAATAAAAAGCGAATTTATACGGTATGAAGTCTCTATTCAACGGGACTCATACCGTATTTTTTTGAATGCGTTTGGTATTATAAGAGGTTATGGGCGATGCTTGAACTTAGGCTTAGGTAAAACACAGGCTAAGGGATAGTTACGCCTAATACGACGACTGCATTTATGATTAACAATCCATCCGTATTTGTTAAGTAATGCCTGTTTAATTCTTCTTACACCCTAGATCCCATTCGAATCATTAAACACGTCTAAAATTAAACGATAAAACTCCTCGTCACGATCAACACG
This window encodes:
- a CDS encoding sodium-dependent transporter, which codes for MSQETITQKRDGFSSRFGLIAAAAGSAVGLGNIWKFPYIVGENGGSAFILIYLISILGVGLPVLLAEFIIGRRGGANAVRSFKKLAPNTKWPVIGWLGIIAAFMILGFYTVIAGYTIHYFLLSLTNAFSGMSSEQITQTFHHFSSGHTPIIYTIIFTLLAVVVLFGGIKDGIEKYTKILMPGLVGIIILLVVRAITLPGAAEGLKFLFKPDFSEVSINSILDALGHSFFSLSVGMGTMLTYGSYISKKENLSTVTCSIAVADTMIALLAGVAIFPAVFAFGIDPTSGPGLVFITLPNVFLQMPGGNIFGALFFLLLFIAALTSVISIFEVIITYVTEELNVNRQKALKLTSIAVIIIAIFCSLSQTPNTTLSFNGNTLFDWMDLLSANVILPIGGLLIISFLGFIMKKDEVADELQQGACSIKTTMIYLTITKFIAPLAIAIVFLTGIQALF